Proteins encoded in a region of the Alosa sapidissima isolate fAloSap1 chromosome 19, fAloSap1.pri, whole genome shotgun sequence genome:
- the LOC121693595 gene encoding antimicrobial peptide NK-lysin-like has translation MNTNSSFEIVVAYDWEGLDYEDNSFEVVKGEEKAQLPGMCWGCKWILNKVKKSISNGTTQDEIQRKLKAACDKIGFLKSACKGFVKKYRTLLIEELSTTDDVRTICVNVKACKPKELIYM, from the exons ATGAACACAAATTCTTCTTTTGAAATAGTTGTGGCATATGACTGGGAGGGTCTTGACTATGAGGACAACAGCTTTGAAGTG GTCAAGGGTGAGGAAAAGGCACAGTTACCTGGTATGTGCTGGGGATGCAAGTGGATCTTAAACAAGGTCAAGAAATCCATCTCTAACGGCACCACACAG GATGAGATTCAAAGGAAACTAAAGGCTGCTTGTGACAAAATAGGGTTCCTCAAGTCTGCCTGTAAGGgttttgttaaaaaatacaGGACTCTGCTGATAGAGGAGCTCTCCACCACCGATGACGTGAGGACCATCTGTGTCAATGTCAAGGCCTGCAA GCCAAAGGAACTCATCTACATGTGA